In Monodelphis domestica isolate mMonDom1 chromosome 3, mMonDom1.pri, whole genome shotgun sequence, the following proteins share a genomic window:
- the LOC103098052 gene encoding zinc finger protein 345-like isoform X5 yields the protein MLENVQNLLSVGLPVPREYCASCFQQGKTPWLLEQKGLRSACPEAETNFEVKEMSTKLRIFVQESDPKRWMNDGSHDFVLREISDSDMKINKNLKSEREFDYPSEKILNQYMKVTSGNDYCQDSQYSKCFPEEVGLFQWNEKPSEKPMSQGNLGGMAFSYSLDFIRHPKSTWVEMVSVKEEVEKPFSQNSDLAAHQIIEAEEKTFECKHCGKAFIERGILTKHQRMHTGEKPYECKECQKAFRERGSLTKHQRIHTGEKPHECKQCGKAFPHCKSLAMHQLIHSREKLYECKQCGKTFKKQGSLVVHHRIHSGEKPYKCKHCGKAFTQRSHLTAHQSIHTGEKPYECKQCGKAFPRSSSLATHQLIHTGEKPHKCKHCGKAFTQRNCLAKHQRIHSGEKPYECKQCGKAFPRSSSLATHQLIHTGEKPHKCKHCGKAFTQRNCLAKHQRIHSGEKPYTCKHCGKAFTQRSHLTAHQSIHTGEKPYECKQCGKAFPRSSSLATHQLIHTGEKPHKCKHCGKAFTQRNCLAKHQRIHSGEKPYECKQCGKAFPRSSSLATHQLIHTEEKPHKCKHCGKAFIQRNCLAKHQRIHSGEKPYTCKHCGKAFTQRSHLTAHQSIHTGEKPYECKQCGKAFPRSSSLATHQLIHTGEKPHKCKHCGKAFTQRNCLAKHQRIHSGEKPYQCKQCGKAFTQKSHLAAHQSIHTGEKPYQCKQCGKAFPYSNSLATHQLIHTGEKPHECKQCGKAFPRSSSLATHQLIHSGEKPHKCKHCGKAFTQRNCLATHQLIHSGEKPYECKQCGKAFTQRSHLAVHQSIHTGEKPYQCKQCGKAFTQRSRLAAHQRIHTGEKPYCIG from the exons GTCTTCCAGTTCCAAGAGAATATTGTGCCTCCTGTTTTCAGCAAGGGAAAACACCTTGGCTACTAGAGCAAAAAGGCCTCAGGAGCGCCTGTCCAG aggcGGAGACTAATTTTGAAGTGAAGGAGATGTCTACAAAACTGAGGATTTTTGTGCAAGAATCTGACCCCAAAAGGTGGATGAATGATGGTTCCCATGACTTCGTTTTGAGAGAAATCTCTGACTCTGATatgaagataaacaaaaatctaaagAGTGAACGTGAATTTGATTACCCTTCAGAGAAAATCCTAAATCAGTATATGAAAGTGACCTCAGGAAATGACTATTGTCAGGATAGTCAATACAGCAAATGCTTTCCTGAAGAAGTAGGACTTTTTCAGTGGAATGAGAAACCCTCTGAAAAGCCTATGTCTCAAGGTAACCTAGGAGGAATGGCCTTTAGCTACAGTCTAGACTTCATTAGACATCCAAAAAGTACATGGGTAGAGATGGTTTCTGTGAAGGAAGAAGTTGAGAAACCTTTCAGTCAAAACTCTGATCTTGCCGCACATCAAATAATCGAAGCAGAAGAGAAAACTTTTGAatgtaaacattgtggaaaaGCTTTCATAGAGAGAGGAATTCtcactaaacatcagagaatgcatactggagagaaaccttatgaatgtaaagaatgtCAAAAGGCCTTCAGAGAGAGAGGATCTCtcactaaacatcagagaatccacactggagagaaacctcatgaatgtaaacagtgtggaaaggcctttccacattgcaAATCTCTTGCTATGCATCAGCTAATCCACAGTAGAGAGAAgctttatgaatgtaaacaatgtggaaagactttcaaaaaACAGGGCTCTCTTGTAGTACATCATAGaatccattctggagagaaaccttataaatgtaaacactgtggaaaggctttcacacagagaaGTCATCTTACTgcacatcagagcatccacactggagagaaaccttatgaatgtaaacagtgtggaaaggcttttccacgaagcAGCTCTCTTGCTACACATCAGCTAatccacacaggagagaaacctcataaatgtaaacactgtggaaaagcTTTTACACAGAGGAATTGTCTTGCaaagcatcagagaatccactctggagagaaaccttatgaatgtaaacagtgtggaaaggcttttccacgaagcAGCTCTCTTGCTACACATCAGCTAatccacacaggagagaaacctcataaatgtaaacactgtggaaaagcTTTTACACAGAGGAATTGTCTTGCaaagcatcagagaatccactctggagagaaaccttatacatgtaaacactgtggaaaggctttcacacagagaaGTCATCTTACTgcacatcagagcatccacactggagagaaaccttatgaatgtaaacagtgtggaaaggcttttccacgaagcAGCTCTCTTGCTACACATCAGCTAatccacacaggagagaaacctcataaatgtaaacactgtggaaaagcTTTTACACAGAGGAATTGTCTTGCaaagcatcagagaatccactctggagagaaaccttatgaatgtaaacagtgtggaaaggcttttccacgaagcAGCTCTCTTGCTACACATCAGCTAATCCACACAGAAGAGAAACCTCataaatgtaaacactgtggaaaggctttcatacAGAGGAATTGTCTTGCaaagcatcagagaatccactctggagagaaaccttatacatgtaaacactgtggaaaggctttcacacagagaaGTCATCTTACTgcacatcagagcatccacactggagagaaaccttatgaatgtaaacagtgtggaaaggcttttccacgaagcAGCTCTCTTGCTACACATCAGCTAatccacacaggagagaaacctcataaatgtaaacactgtggaaaagcTTTTACACAGAGGAATTGTCTTGCaaagcatcagagaatccactctggagagaaaccttatcaatGTAAACAGTGTGGTAAAGCGTTCACACAAAAGAGtcatcttgctgcacatcagagcatccacactggagagaaaccttatcaatgtaaacagtgtggaaaggcttttccATATAGCAACTCTCTTGCTACACATCAGctaatccacactggagagaaacctcatgaatgtaaacagtgtggtaAGGCTTTTCCACGAAGCAGCTCTCTTGCTACACATCAGCtaatccacagtggagagaaacctcataaatgtaaacactgtggaaaggctttcacacagaggaaTTGTCTTGCTACACATCAGCtaatccactctggagagaaaccttatgaatgtaaacagtgtggtaAAGCATTCACACAGAGGAgtcatcttgctgtacatcagagcatccacactggagagaaaccttatcaatGTAAACAGTGTGGTAAAGCGTTCACACAGAGGAGTcgtcttgctgcacatcagagaatccatactggagagaaaccttattgTATTGGTTAA
- the LOC103098052 gene encoding zinc finger protein 420-like isoform X4 — MAHNLKGSLTFKDVAVDFTQAEWCLLDHSQKELYLEVMLENVQNLLSVGLPVPREYCASCFQQGKTPWLLEQKGLRSACPEAETNFEVKEMSTKLRIFVQESDPKRWMNDGSHDFVLREISDSDMKINKNLKSEREFDYPSEKILNQYMKVTSGNDYCQDSQYSKCFPEEVGLFQWNEKPSEKPMSQGNLGGMAFSYSLDFIRHPKSTWVEMVSVKEEVEKPFSQNSDLAAHQIIEAEEKTFECKHCGKAFIERGILTKHQRMHTGEKPYECKECQKAFRERGSLTKHQRIHTGEKPHECKQCGKAFPHCKSLAMHQLIHSREKLYECKQCGKTFKKQGSLVVHHRIHSGEKPYKCKHCGKAFTQRSHLTAHQSIHTGEKPYECKQCGKAFPRSSSLATHQLIHTGEKPHKCKHCGKAFTQRNCLAKHQRIHSGEKPYECKQCGKAFPRSSSLATHQLIHTGEKPHKCKHCGKAFTQRNCLAKHQRIHSGEKPYTCKHCGKAFTQRSHLTAHQSIHTGEKPYECKQCGKAFPRSSSLATHQLIHTGEKPHKCKHCGKAFTQRNCLAKHQRIHSGEKPYECKQCGKAFPRSSSLATHQLIHTEEKPHKCKHCGKAFIQRNCLAKHQRIHSGEKPYTCKHCGKAFTQRSHLTAHQSIHTGEKPYECKQCGKAFPRSSSLATHQLIHTGEKPHKCKHCGKAFTQRNCLAKHQRIHSGEKPYQCKQCGKAFTQKSHLAAHQSIHTGEKPYQCKQCGKAFPYSNSLATHQLIHTGEKPHECKQCGKAFPRSSSLATHQLIHSGEKPHKCKHCGKAFTQRNCLATHQLIHSGEKPYECKQCGKAFTQRSHLAVHQSIHTGEKPYQCKQCGKAFTQRSRLAAHQRIHTGEKPYCIG; from the exons GTCTTCCAGTTCCAAGAGAATATTGTGCCTCCTGTTTTCAGCAAGGGAAAACACCTTGGCTACTAGAGCAAAAAGGCCTCAGGAGCGCCTGTCCAG aggcGGAGACTAATTTTGAAGTGAAGGAGATGTCTACAAAACTGAGGATTTTTGTGCAAGAATCTGACCCCAAAAGGTGGATGAATGATGGTTCCCATGACTTCGTTTTGAGAGAAATCTCTGACTCTGATatgaagataaacaaaaatctaaagAGTGAACGTGAATTTGATTACCCTTCAGAGAAAATCCTAAATCAGTATATGAAAGTGACCTCAGGAAATGACTATTGTCAGGATAGTCAATACAGCAAATGCTTTCCTGAAGAAGTAGGACTTTTTCAGTGGAATGAGAAACCCTCTGAAAAGCCTATGTCTCAAGGTAACCTAGGAGGAATGGCCTTTAGCTACAGTCTAGACTTCATTAGACATCCAAAAAGTACATGGGTAGAGATGGTTTCTGTGAAGGAAGAAGTTGAGAAACCTTTCAGTCAAAACTCTGATCTTGCCGCACATCAAATAATCGAAGCAGAAGAGAAAACTTTTGAatgtaaacattgtggaaaaGCTTTCATAGAGAGAGGAATTCtcactaaacatcagagaatgcatactggagagaaaccttatgaatgtaaagaatgtCAAAAGGCCTTCAGAGAGAGAGGATCTCtcactaaacatcagagaatccacactggagagaaacctcatgaatgtaaacagtgtggaaaggcctttccacattgcaAATCTCTTGCTATGCATCAGCTAATCCACAGTAGAGAGAAgctttatgaatgtaaacaatgtggaaagactttcaaaaaACAGGGCTCTCTTGTAGTACATCATAGaatccattctggagagaaaccttataaatgtaaacactgtggaaaggctttcacacagagaaGTCATCTTACTgcacatcagagcatccacactggagagaaaccttatgaatgtaaacagtgtggaaaggcttttccacgaagcAGCTCTCTTGCTACACATCAGCTAatccacacaggagagaaacctcataaatgtaaacactgtggaaaagcTTTTACACAGAGGAATTGTCTTGCaaagcatcagagaatccactctggagagaaaccttatgaatgtaaacagtgtggaaaggcttttccacgaagcAGCTCTCTTGCTACACATCAGCTAatccacacaggagagaaacctcataaatgtaaacactgtggaaaagcTTTTACACAGAGGAATTGTCTTGCaaagcatcagagaatccactctggagagaaaccttatacatgtaaacactgtggaaaggctttcacacagagaaGTCATCTTACTgcacatcagagcatccacactggagagaaaccttatgaatgtaaacagtgtggaaaggcttttccacgaagcAGCTCTCTTGCTACACATCAGCTAatccacacaggagagaaacctcataaatgtaaacactgtggaaaagcTTTTACACAGAGGAATTGTCTTGCaaagcatcagagaatccactctggagagaaaccttatgaatgtaaacagtgtggaaaggcttttccacgaagcAGCTCTCTTGCTACACATCAGCTAATCCACACAGAAGAGAAACCTCataaatgtaaacactgtggaaaggctttcatacAGAGGAATTGTCTTGCaaagcatcagagaatccactctggagagaaaccttatacatgtaaacactgtggaaaggctttcacacagagaaGTCATCTTACTgcacatcagagcatccacactggagagaaaccttatgaatgtaaacagtgtggaaaggcttttccacgaagcAGCTCTCTTGCTACACATCAGCTAatccacacaggagagaaacctcataaatgtaaacactgtggaaaagcTTTTACACAGAGGAATTGTCTTGCaaagcatcagagaatccactctggagagaaaccttatcaatGTAAACAGTGTGGTAAAGCGTTCACACAAAAGAGtcatcttgctgcacatcagagcatccacactggagagaaaccttatcaatgtaaacagtgtggaaaggcttttccATATAGCAACTCTCTTGCTACACATCAGctaatccacactggagagaaacctcatgaatgtaaacagtgtggtaAGGCTTTTCCACGAAGCAGCTCTCTTGCTACACATCAGCtaatccacagtggagagaaacctcataaatgtaaacactgtggaaaggctttcacacagaggaaTTGTCTTGCTACACATCAGCtaatccactctggagagaaaccttatgaatgtaaacagtgtggtaAAGCATTCACACAGAGGAgtcatcttgctgtacatcagagcatccacactggagagaaaccttatcaatGTAAACAGTGTGGTAAAGCGTTCACACAGAGGAGTcgtcttgctgcacatcagagaatccatactggagagaaaccttattgTATTGGTTAA
- the LOC103098052 gene encoding zinc finger protein 420-like isoform X1, which yields MRPFRAETNFLVTEMSTKLRLFVEGPGSRRSMNEVPHDCILREICDSDIQGSLTFKDVAVDFTQAEWCLLDHSQKELYLEVMLENVQNLLSVGLPVPREYCASCFQQGKTPWLLEQKGLRSACPEAETNFEVKEMSTKLRIFVQESDPKRWMNDGSHDFVLREISDSDMKINKNLKSEREFDYPSEKILNQYMKVTSGNDYCQDSQYSKCFPEEVGLFQWNEKPSEKPMSQGNLGGMAFSYSLDFIRHPKSTWVEMVSVKEEVEKPFSQNSDLAAHQIIEAEEKTFECKHCGKAFIERGILTKHQRMHTGEKPYECKECQKAFRERGSLTKHQRIHTGEKPHECKQCGKAFPHCKSLAMHQLIHSREKLYECKQCGKTFKKQGSLVVHHRIHSGEKPYKCKHCGKAFTQRSHLTAHQSIHTGEKPYECKQCGKAFPRSSSLATHQLIHTGEKPHKCKHCGKAFTQRNCLAKHQRIHSGEKPYECKQCGKAFPRSSSLATHQLIHTGEKPHKCKHCGKAFTQRNCLAKHQRIHSGEKPYTCKHCGKAFTQRSHLTAHQSIHTGEKPYECKQCGKAFPRSSSLATHQLIHTGEKPHKCKHCGKAFTQRNCLAKHQRIHSGEKPYECKQCGKAFPRSSSLATHQLIHTEEKPHKCKHCGKAFIQRNCLAKHQRIHSGEKPYTCKHCGKAFTQRSHLTAHQSIHTGEKPYECKQCGKAFPRSSSLATHQLIHTGEKPHKCKHCGKAFTQRNCLAKHQRIHSGEKPYQCKQCGKAFTQKSHLAAHQSIHTGEKPYQCKQCGKAFPYSNSLATHQLIHTGEKPHECKQCGKAFPRSSSLATHQLIHSGEKPHKCKHCGKAFTQRNCLATHQLIHSGEKPYECKQCGKAFTQRSHLAVHQSIHTGEKPYQCKQCGKAFTQRSRLAAHQRIHTGEKPYCIG from the exons GTCTTCCAGTTCCAAGAGAATATTGTGCCTCCTGTTTTCAGCAAGGGAAAACACCTTGGCTACTAGAGCAAAAAGGCCTCAGGAGCGCCTGTCCAG aggcGGAGACTAATTTTGAAGTGAAGGAGATGTCTACAAAACTGAGGATTTTTGTGCAAGAATCTGACCCCAAAAGGTGGATGAATGATGGTTCCCATGACTTCGTTTTGAGAGAAATCTCTGACTCTGATatgaagataaacaaaaatctaaagAGTGAACGTGAATTTGATTACCCTTCAGAGAAAATCCTAAATCAGTATATGAAAGTGACCTCAGGAAATGACTATTGTCAGGATAGTCAATACAGCAAATGCTTTCCTGAAGAAGTAGGACTTTTTCAGTGGAATGAGAAACCCTCTGAAAAGCCTATGTCTCAAGGTAACCTAGGAGGAATGGCCTTTAGCTACAGTCTAGACTTCATTAGACATCCAAAAAGTACATGGGTAGAGATGGTTTCTGTGAAGGAAGAAGTTGAGAAACCTTTCAGTCAAAACTCTGATCTTGCCGCACATCAAATAATCGAAGCAGAAGAGAAAACTTTTGAatgtaaacattgtggaaaaGCTTTCATAGAGAGAGGAATTCtcactaaacatcagagaatgcatactggagagaaaccttatgaatgtaaagaatgtCAAAAGGCCTTCAGAGAGAGAGGATCTCtcactaaacatcagagaatccacactggagagaaacctcatgaatgtaaacagtgtggaaaggcctttccacattgcaAATCTCTTGCTATGCATCAGCTAATCCACAGTAGAGAGAAgctttatgaatgtaaacaatgtggaaagactttcaaaaaACAGGGCTCTCTTGTAGTACATCATAGaatccattctggagagaaaccttataaatgtaaacactgtggaaaggctttcacacagagaaGTCATCTTACTgcacatcagagcatccacactggagagaaaccttatgaatgtaaacagtgtggaaaggcttttccacgaagcAGCTCTCTTGCTACACATCAGCTAatccacacaggagagaaacctcataaatgtaaacactgtggaaaagcTTTTACACAGAGGAATTGTCTTGCaaagcatcagagaatccactctggagagaaaccttatgaatgtaaacagtgtggaaaggcttttccacgaagcAGCTCTCTTGCTACACATCAGCTAatccacacaggagagaaacctcataaatgtaaacactgtggaaaagcTTTTACACAGAGGAATTGTCTTGCaaagcatcagagaatccactctggagagaaaccttatacatgtaaacactgtggaaaggctttcacacagagaaGTCATCTTACTgcacatcagagcatccacactggagagaaaccttatgaatgtaaacagtgtggaaaggcttttccacgaagcAGCTCTCTTGCTACACATCAGCTAatccacacaggagagaaacctcataaatgtaaacactgtggaaaagcTTTTACACAGAGGAATTGTCTTGCaaagcatcagagaatccactctggagagaaaccttatgaatgtaaacagtgtggaaaggcttttccacgaagcAGCTCTCTTGCTACACATCAGCTAATCCACACAGAAGAGAAACCTCataaatgtaaacactgtggaaaggctttcatacAGAGGAATTGTCTTGCaaagcatcagagaatccactctggagagaaaccttatacatgtaaacactgtggaaaggctttcacacagagaaGTCATCTTACTgcacatcagagcatccacactggagagaaaccttatgaatgtaaacagtgtggaaaggcttttccacgaagcAGCTCTCTTGCTACACATCAGCTAatccacacaggagagaaacctcataaatgtaaacactgtggaaaagcTTTTACACAGAGGAATTGTCTTGCaaagcatcagagaatccactctggagagaaaccttatcaatGTAAACAGTGTGGTAAAGCGTTCACACAAAAGAGtcatcttgctgcacatcagagcatccacactggagagaaaccttatcaatgtaaacagtgtggaaaggcttttccATATAGCAACTCTCTTGCTACACATCAGctaatccacactggagagaaacctcatgaatgtaaacagtgtggtaAGGCTTTTCCACGAAGCAGCTCTCTTGCTACACATCAGCtaatccacagtggagagaaacctcataaatgtaaacactgtggaaaggctttcacacagaggaaTTGTCTTGCTACACATCAGCtaatccactctggagagaaaccttatgaatgtaaacagtgtggtaAAGCATTCACACAGAGGAgtcatcttgctgtacatcagagcatccacactggagagaaaccttatcaatGTAAACAGTGTGGTAAAGCGTTCACACAGAGGAGTcgtcttgctgcacatcagagaatccatactggagagaaaccttattgTATTGGTTAA
- the LOC103098052 gene encoding zinc finger protein 420-like isoform X2: protein MSTKLRLFVEGPGSRRSMNEVPHDCILREICDSDIQGSLTFKDVAVDFTQAEWCLLDHSQKELYLEVMLENVQNLLSVGLPVPREYCASCFQQGKTPWLLEQKGLRSACPEAETNFEVKEMSTKLRIFVQESDPKRWMNDGSHDFVLREISDSDMKINKNLKSEREFDYPSEKILNQYMKVTSGNDYCQDSQYSKCFPEEVGLFQWNEKPSEKPMSQGNLGGMAFSYSLDFIRHPKSTWVEMVSVKEEVEKPFSQNSDLAAHQIIEAEEKTFECKHCGKAFIERGILTKHQRMHTGEKPYECKECQKAFRERGSLTKHQRIHTGEKPHECKQCGKAFPHCKSLAMHQLIHSREKLYECKQCGKTFKKQGSLVVHHRIHSGEKPYKCKHCGKAFTQRSHLTAHQSIHTGEKPYECKQCGKAFPRSSSLATHQLIHTGEKPHKCKHCGKAFTQRNCLAKHQRIHSGEKPYECKQCGKAFPRSSSLATHQLIHTGEKPHKCKHCGKAFTQRNCLAKHQRIHSGEKPYTCKHCGKAFTQRSHLTAHQSIHTGEKPYECKQCGKAFPRSSSLATHQLIHTGEKPHKCKHCGKAFTQRNCLAKHQRIHSGEKPYECKQCGKAFPRSSSLATHQLIHTEEKPHKCKHCGKAFIQRNCLAKHQRIHSGEKPYTCKHCGKAFTQRSHLTAHQSIHTGEKPYECKQCGKAFPRSSSLATHQLIHTGEKPHKCKHCGKAFTQRNCLAKHQRIHSGEKPYQCKQCGKAFTQKSHLAAHQSIHTGEKPYQCKQCGKAFPYSNSLATHQLIHTGEKPHECKQCGKAFPRSSSLATHQLIHSGEKPHKCKHCGKAFTQRNCLATHQLIHSGEKPYECKQCGKAFTQRSHLAVHQSIHTGEKPYQCKQCGKAFTQRSRLAAHQRIHTGEKPYCIG, encoded by the exons GTCTTCCAGTTCCAAGAGAATATTGTGCCTCCTGTTTTCAGCAAGGGAAAACACCTTGGCTACTAGAGCAAAAAGGCCTCAGGAGCGCCTGTCCAG aggcGGAGACTAATTTTGAAGTGAAGGAGATGTCTACAAAACTGAGGATTTTTGTGCAAGAATCTGACCCCAAAAGGTGGATGAATGATGGTTCCCATGACTTCGTTTTGAGAGAAATCTCTGACTCTGATatgaagataaacaaaaatctaaagAGTGAACGTGAATTTGATTACCCTTCAGAGAAAATCCTAAATCAGTATATGAAAGTGACCTCAGGAAATGACTATTGTCAGGATAGTCAATACAGCAAATGCTTTCCTGAAGAAGTAGGACTTTTTCAGTGGAATGAGAAACCCTCTGAAAAGCCTATGTCTCAAGGTAACCTAGGAGGAATGGCCTTTAGCTACAGTCTAGACTTCATTAGACATCCAAAAAGTACATGGGTAGAGATGGTTTCTGTGAAGGAAGAAGTTGAGAAACCTTTCAGTCAAAACTCTGATCTTGCCGCACATCAAATAATCGAAGCAGAAGAGAAAACTTTTGAatgtaaacattgtggaaaaGCTTTCATAGAGAGAGGAATTCtcactaaacatcagagaatgcatactggagagaaaccttatgaatgtaaagaatgtCAAAAGGCCTTCAGAGAGAGAGGATCTCtcactaaacatcagagaatccacactggagagaaacctcatgaatgtaaacagtgtggaaaggcctttccacattgcaAATCTCTTGCTATGCATCAGCTAATCCACAGTAGAGAGAAgctttatgaatgtaaacaatgtggaaagactttcaaaaaACAGGGCTCTCTTGTAGTACATCATAGaatccattctggagagaaaccttataaatgtaaacactgtggaaaggctttcacacagagaaGTCATCTTACTgcacatcagagcatccacactggagagaaaccttatgaatgtaaacagtgtggaaaggcttttccacgaagcAGCTCTCTTGCTACACATCAGCTAatccacacaggagagaaacctcataaatgtaaacactgtggaaaagcTTTTACACAGAGGAATTGTCTTGCaaagcatcagagaatccactctggagagaaaccttatgaatgtaaacagtgtggaaaggcttttccacgaagcAGCTCTCTTGCTACACATCAGCTAatccacacaggagagaaacctcataaatgtaaacactgtggaaaagcTTTTACACAGAGGAATTGTCTTGCaaagcatcagagaatccactctggagagaaaccttatacatgtaaacactgtggaaaggctttcacacagagaaGTCATCTTACTgcacatcagagcatccacactggagagaaaccttatgaatgtaaacagtgtggaaaggcttttccacgaagcAGCTCTCTTGCTACACATCAGCTAatccacacaggagagaaacctcataaatgtaaacactgtggaaaagcTTTTACACAGAGGAATTGTCTTGCaaagcatcagagaatccactctggagagaaaccttatgaatgtaaacagtgtggaaaggcttttccacgaagcAGCTCTCTTGCTACACATCAGCTAATCCACACAGAAGAGAAACCTCataaatgtaaacactgtggaaaggctttcatacAGAGGAATTGTCTTGCaaagcatcagagaatccactctggagagaaaccttatacatgtaaacactgtggaaaggctttcacacagagaaGTCATCTTACTgcacatcagagcatccacactggagagaaaccttatgaatgtaaacagtgtggaaaggcttttccacgaagcAGCTCTCTTGCTACACATCAGCTAatccacacaggagagaaacctcataaatgtaaacactgtggaaaagcTTTTACACAGAGGAATTGTCTTGCaaagcatcagagaatccactctggagagaaaccttatcaatGTAAACAGTGTGGTAAAGCGTTCACACAAAAGAGtcatcttgctgcacatcagagcatccacactggagagaaaccttatcaatgtaaacagtgtggaaaggcttttccATATAGCAACTCTCTTGCTACACATCAGctaatccacactggagagaaacctcatgaatgtaaacagtgtggtaAGGCTTTTCCACGAAGCAGCTCTCTTGCTACACATCAGCtaatccacagtggagagaaacctcataaatgtaaacactgtggaaaggctttcacacagaggaaTTGTCTTGCTACACATCAGCtaatccactctggagagaaaccttatgaatgtaaacagtgtggtaAAGCATTCACACAGAGGAgtcatcttgctgtacatcagagcatccacactggagagaaaccttatcaatGTAAACAGTGTGGTAAAGCGTTCACACAGAGGAGTcgtcttgctgcacatcagagaatccatactggagagaaaccttattgTATTGGTTAA